TGGCTGCCGCCGACCCTCAACACATCCCCGGGATTGAGCGCGGTGGGGAGGACCAGTCTTTGGCCTCGTACCTCCGTGCCCCCTTCACTGCCCAGGTCGATGGCCGTGACGGAGCCATCCTTGTCCACCTTGAGCATCACGTGAAGGTTCGAGACCCGCGGGTCCTGAATCTTCACCGCCGCTTGAGCGCCTGAGCCCACAATGACGCTCTCGGCCTCCGACACGGCTTCCGCCGTGGAGCCATCCGGCCCGGTGATCCGAAGCGTCAAGCCGTTGTTCTTCGCCGCCGCCATGAGGATTTTCCCTCTTCCCTTCCGCCCTGAGAACGACTGCCGCCGCCCGCTGCCGCTAGAGGTTGTCGACTGACTTCTGCAACTCTGGATCGAAGTTGTCCCGGACCTTGATGAGGCTTTGGAAGTCCGTCTTCTTCCGGTGGAGCACGTAGGAGCCCTCTGGCTTCGTGAGCTCGCCCTCCACCGCGACATCCGTGAAGTCGATGACTGTCTTCTTGCGGAAGACGGTGCGGTCCTCCTCTTGGATGACGTTCACCGTGTCTTTCGACTCCTGTGCCATCGCCACCGCTGGTGCCATCACCAGGCCCAGCAACACCGCTGATACCCGTCGCCTCATACCCAGCCTCCTCTTGCACAGCGCGATCCAACCTCAAGTCCTTGAATCCAGAGGAACTCGCCTGCTCATCCGGATGTTGCAGCCTGGAGAGGGGAAAAAAGTTCCGTCCCGCTTCGTCAGAACTCCAGCCTGCCTACCGGGGTGATGCCTTCGGTGCCTGTCCAACCCGGCCCCCGCCCCAAGTGCCGGCGAGCGGAATGGCGTGCGTTGGGTGGCTTGCATCGTCCCAGGTCGCGAAGACGGCGTTGCCACTTCGGAGAGTGGCAACGCCGTGGGGTGCTGCGTTCGTGCTGGAAGCGTGCGCCTAGGTGGCCTCGGAGCCAGCGCCTTCCGTGGCGTCACCTTCCGGCGCCACGTCCGTGCCCTGCGCGGGAGGGTTGCCCTCGGGTGCCGCGTCCGAGCCCTGCTCGGGCTGCGTGCCCGCGCCGCCCGTGGCGTCGCCTTCCGCGTCCTGCCCCGGCTGCTCGGCTTCACCCTCGGCGCCCTGCGCGGGCTGCGCGCCACCACCGCCGATGGCCTCGTCCGCCGGAGCGCCGTCGCCTTCGGCCTCCGCCGCCGCGGGTGCGGGCGCCGGCGCCTTGAGCATGTTCTGCAGGCCGCTGACCTTGGCCGTGATCATCTGCTTGTCGGTGTCCGTCGTCGTCTCCAACGCCTTGCAGCGGTCGAGGAACGCGATGGCCTTCTCCCAGCCCGCGCGGTCCGACGCGTACGCCCAGCCCGCGCCGCACACGGCCTCCGGGAGGTCCTTGCGCGTGGCCAGCACCTTCTCGAACACCTCGCCCGCGGCGATGCCCTTCTTCGGGTCGCGGCCCTTCTGACCATCCAGCGCCCAGGCCAGATACAGCGCCGCATCGGGCGAGCCGGGCTCGAGCTCCACGGCCTTGCCGAAGGAGCGCTCGGCGCCCGCGTAGTCGCGGTAGCTCAGCGCCAGCGCGCCCAGGTTGAGGTAGCCCGGGAGGAACTTCGCATCCAGGGACACCGCCTTCTGGAACTGGGACAGCGCGCGCGCCCGGTCGTCCAGCTTCAGGTAGACCATGCCCAGCAGGTTGTAGAGCGAGGCGTCGTTCTCCGCGTGCTTGCGCGCCGTCCCCGCCAGCAGCTCCGCCAGCCGGTACTTCTCCCGCGCGTAGGCCACGTGCGCTAGGTTCTTGTACGCCCCGGGGTTGTCCTTGTTGCGCACCAGGACGCGGCGAGCGGCGGCCTCCGACTCGTCCAGCTTCCCCGCCACGCGATAGGTGATGGAGAGGCTGTTGAGCAGCGAGGCGTCGTACTCGCGCCCCGGCACCTTCAGCGCGCGCTCGAACAAGGCGACGGACTCATCCACCCGCCCCTGCTCGCGGTACATGACGCCCAGGTTGACGACCGCGGGGACGTGCGCCGGGTCCAACAGGAGCACCTTCTCGTAGGCCACCCGCGCGTCGTCCGGACGGCCCTGCCGCTCGGCGATGACGCCCAGGTTGAACTGCGCGTTGAGGCTCTGCGGCAGCGCATCCACCACCGACTCGAAGCCCTTGCGCGCGGCGTCCAGGTCGCCAGCCTCATAGGACCGGAGCGCCGTCGCGAAGGCCTCCTCCGCGCTGCCGGGAGGTGCCTGAGGAGGCGCCGCGGGCTTCTGCTGCACGGGCGCCGGCTGCTGCGCGGCGGGAGGCGCCGTCTCCGGCAAGGAGGACGGCTTCTTCTGCGGACCCGACGCGCACGCCGCCGTGAAGGCCAGCGAGCCGACGAGCATCGAACGGAACCAATTCATCTGCGTCTTCCCCGCCCCCACCTGCATCCATGAATTGCGAAACGCCTTCATCGCAGCACCTCCCCGCGCCACGCGGTGGGCGCCTGCGCCGCGTCATCCGACGGCTGCTGTCCCGCCGGTTCCTGTCCCGGCTCCGTGGGCTTCTCGGACTCCGGCACGGGCGTCGTGGCGGTGGCGCCTTCCAGCACCCGCACCAGGTCCGAGCGCACCAGCGTGTCACTGCCGCGGTAGTTCACCTGCCGCACCTGCGCGTAGGCGCCGGGGCGCAGGCGGTTCACCTGGTCCTGCGCCGTCAGGGTCCACGGGCTGTAGACCCCCAGCTCGTAGGCCTTCTCCAGCGCCTTCTCCAGGGCCTCGGACGCCTTGTCCTCCAGCGGCAGGGCCAGGTTCTCCAGCTCGCCGCGGTACATGGCGAGCTGCTCCTCGTCGAGCCCCGTCGGATCCGGCGAGTCCATGATGTTGCGCGCGAAGTCCGCGTACGCCAGGCCCACGCGGGTGAGGGCCGCGATGCCCCAGTCACCCGAGCCGGTGGAGAGCACCGCGAGGTACTCCTTCTCCAGCCGCTGAATCTCCTTCTGCTTCGCCGCGAGGTCCCGGCGGATGGTGCTCACCCGCGAGAAGCGGATGCCCGTGTAGCGCTTCCACGCCGGCTCCACCGACAGGAAGCGCGCGTGGCCGTACGCATTGAGCACCGCCGTGTCCTTGCGAGCGTTCTCCGGCAGGCGGTTCCACGCCTTCACCAGCTCGCCCTGCACGCGCTCCTGCTCTCGCGCGTTCTTCAGTTGCTCGTACGCGAGCAGCTCGTGGTAGCGCGCCAGGTACACCTGCGCGGAGCTGGAGCGCGAATCCCGCCCGTAGGTCTCCGCGAAGGCACCAAAGGCGCGGGCCGCCTCGCTCCAGCGCTTCTCCTTCTCCCACGCGCTGGCCGCCGCGAAGGCCACCTGCGGCACGTCCTTGCGGTCCTTGAAGCGGGACACGTAGGCGTTGTAGGCGGCCACGGCCTTCTGCGGCTCGCCGGCGCCCTCCCACCACACACCCGCGTTGAACTGCGCGTCCGCCACCCAGCCACCGGCCTCGTCCACCAAGGCCTTGCGCTCGGCGGACAGGCGCTCGCGCCGGGTCTCCGCGTCCTCCGCGCCCGGCGCGACGTCCGCCTTGGCGGTGGCCTTGGGCTTGGACTTCTTGCCGTCGGCGTCCTGGGCCTTCAGCGCGGCGTCGTAGCTGGCGACGAAGGACTCCGCCATGGTGGCGGCCTTGCGGTACTCCGCGACCTTCTCGTAGAGACCGGCCAGCGAGTAGCGCGCCTTCAATTCGAACGGGCTGCGCGGGTACTCCTTGAGGAAGCGCTCACCCGCGGCCAGCCCCTTGTCGATTTCGCCCGCCTCCTGCGCGATGACCATCGCGTAGGTGAGCGCGCGGTCGGCGTTCTCCGACTTGGGGAACTCCGTCACGAAGCGAAGGAACTCCTCGGCGGCCTTCTTCGGGTTCTTCTCCTTCTTGTAGACGATTTCGTCCACCCACTTGTACTGGCTGCCTTCGACGACGCGGCTGACGCGCACGGCGAAGTCCGTACCGGGCTTGGACAGCTTCTTGTTGTCGAGGAACTTGCGCGACAGCGTGTTGAGCTCGAGCCACTCCTCGCGGCTCTCCAGCACGTACATGGTGAGGTCGGCCGCGTCCCGCGAGCGCCGCTCCTCCGGGAACTTCTCGATGATCTCCCCGAAGCGCCGCGCCGCGTCCACGAAGTGGCTGCGGTCGTAGAGGATGACCGCGGACTGGTAGCGCAGGTCGATTTCATCCGGCGAGTTCGGGTACAGCTTCACGTACACGTCGCACGCGGCGACGAGCCGGTCCTCGAACTTCGTGAGCGGCTCCTCCTGCCGGTCCTTCGCGTCGCGCTTGACGATCTTCTGCTTGGCGACGTCGCCCTTGTCCTTCTTCTCGTCGACCTTCTGGCCGTCGCGCAGGTCGCTCTTGGCAATCTGCCCCCGCTCGATCTTCACCAGCTTGTCGTAGGCGAGGATGGCGTTGTACGAGGCGCTCTTGCGGTACGCCTCGTTGGAGACCTCGCGCGCCGTGTCGCGGTCGGGAATCTTGAATGCCACCACGGCGTCGTACTCGGCCGCCGCGGCCTCCCACTCCTCCAGGGCCCAGAGGATTTCCGCATAGAAGAAGCGGAGGTTGAAGGCGGAGTCCGCCACGAAGTCCGGGTTCGCGTTGGAGGCGAACGCGTCCACGTACTGCTTGTAGATGTCGCGCGCGAGCCGGTAGGTCTCCACCTGGCGCGTCTTCTGCGCCTCCTGGTGGTACTCGGTCACCATGACGCGCATGGCCTCTTCGGTGACGTTGAAGGCGTTGCGCAGGACGGTCGTCTTGTCCTCGTTGGCCTTCCACCACTCGCCGCCCGGGCTGTAGAGGTCCACCATCCGCTTCATTTCCTTGCGGACCGTCTGGCGCTGGCGGAGCCCCTCGTGGGCGCGGACGATGGCCTGCTGGTACTCGGGCGCGTTGGCGCCCATGGGCGCGTCGTCCACGAGCGTGCGGTACGTGAGGATGGCGCTGTCGAAGTGACCCGCGTCCACCAGGCCCGCCGCCGTCTTCGCCAGCAGCCGGCCCACGCGCTGCTCCGGCGCCTTCTCCTTGAAGTAGGCGATGGCCTGCTTGGGCTGGTCCAACTGGACGTAGAAGACCGTCAAGTCGTTGAGCGCCTCGGTGCGCAGGTCGCCCAGCTCCGGGCTCTTGGCGGCGTAGTCCACCACCTCGTGCAGCTTCTTCAGGCCCGGCTCGTAGTCGCCGGTGTTGTAGTCACACCAGGACAGCTTGTAGACGGCGTAGGCGTAGATCTTGGGCACGCCCGAGTCCCGCGCCTTCTCGTAGTTCTGCTTGGCGGGGATGAGCTTGTTGTTCTCGAAGTAGTGGTTGCCGAGCTGGATGTACGCGTCCGGCACGAACTGCGACTTGGGGAAGTCGCGGATCAACTCCTCGTAGCGGGCCACCGCGTCCTCGCGGCGTCCCAGCTCGTAGTAGTTGTAGCCCATGGAGAAGAGCACTTCGTCGCGCTGCGGATAGTCCGGATAGGCGCGGAGGATCTCCTCGTAGATGC
This genomic window from Myxococcus hansupus contains:
- a CDS encoding tetratricopeptide repeat protein, which produces MKAFRNSWMQVGAGKTQMNWFRSMLVGSLAFTAACASGPQKKPSSLPETAPPAAQQPAPVQQKPAAPPQAPPGSAEEAFATALRSYEAGDLDAARKGFESVVDALPQSLNAQFNLGVIAERQGRPDDARVAYEKVLLLDPAHVPAVVNLGVMYREQGRVDESVALFERALKVPGREYDASLLNSLSITYRVAGKLDESEAAARRVLVRNKDNPGAYKNLAHVAYAREKYRLAELLAGTARKHAENDASLYNLLGMVYLKLDDRARALSQFQKAVSLDAKFLPGYLNLGALALSYRDYAGAERSFGKAVELEPGSPDAALYLAWALDGQKGRDPKKGIAAGEVFEKVLATRKDLPEAVCGAGWAYASDRAGWEKAIAFLDRCKALETTTDTDKQMITAKVSGLQNMLKAPAPAPAAAEAEGDGAPADEAIGGGGAQPAQGAEGEAEQPGQDAEGDATGGAGTQPEQGSDAAPEGNPPAQGTDVAPEGDATEGAGSEAT
- a CDS encoding tetratricopeptide repeat protein; the encoded protein is MKVVLRFGALAVGAVLITGGVGEAAETQTRRAGKKPVSASASKSSGAKAAGKKKAAKPQAASKAEEKAPPPGVAPEDVRQGPARVQPASAKFAELPRIPDAKRDALADKKRDEAIEAFKRLIPKLRDGNPQKAEMLYRLSELYWEKSKYLYQVEMTRFLEAEKKFDAAVARGEKVEAPKQDHRDSERYRTETMGIYEEILRAYPDYPQRDEVLFSMGYNYYELGRREDAVARYEELIRDFPKSQFVPDAYIQLGNHYFENNKLIPAKQNYEKARDSGVPKIYAYAVYKLSWCDYNTGDYEPGLKKLHEVVDYAAKSPELGDLRTEALNDLTVFYVQLDQPKQAIAYFKEKAPEQRVGRLLAKTAAGLVDAGHFDSAILTYRTLVDDAPMGANAPEYQQAIVRAHEGLRQRQTVRKEMKRMVDLYSPGGEWWKANEDKTTVLRNAFNVTEEAMRVMVTEYHQEAQKTRQVETYRLARDIYKQYVDAFASNANPDFVADSAFNLRFFYAEILWALEEWEAAAAEYDAVVAFKIPDRDTAREVSNEAYRKSASYNAILAYDKLVKIERGQIAKSDLRDGQKVDEKKDKGDVAKQKIVKRDAKDRQEEPLTKFEDRLVAACDVYVKLYPNSPDEIDLRYQSAVILYDRSHFVDAARRFGEIIEKFPEERRSRDAADLTMYVLESREEWLELNTLSRKFLDNKKLSKPGTDFAVRVSRVVEGSQYKWVDEIVYKKEKNPKKAAEEFLRFVTEFPKSENADRALTYAMVIAQEAGEIDKGLAAGERFLKEYPRSPFELKARYSLAGLYEKVAEYRKAATMAESFVASYDAALKAQDADGKKSKPKATAKADVAPGAEDAETRRERLSAERKALVDEAGGWVADAQFNAGVWWEGAGEPQKAVAAYNAYVSRFKDRKDVPQVAFAAASAWEKEKRWSEAARAFGAFAETYGRDSRSSSAQVYLARYHELLAYEQLKNAREQERVQGELVKAWNRLPENARKDTAVLNAYGHARFLSVEPAWKRYTGIRFSRVSTIRRDLAAKQKEIQRLEKEYLAVLSTGSGDWGIAALTRVGLAYADFARNIMDSPDPTGLDEEQLAMYRGELENLALPLEDKASEALEKALEKAYELGVYSPWTLTAQDQVNRLRPGAYAQVRQVNYRGSDTLVRSDLVRVLEGATATTPVPESEKPTEPGQEPAGQQPSDDAAQAPTAWRGEVLR